One stretch of Cohnella algarum DNA includes these proteins:
- the cbiB gene encoding adenosylcobinamide-phosphate synthase CbiB, giving the protein MMFYSLPETLGMLVAAIAADWLIGDPRRLPHPVVGIGRLIGLLERRLLRGPSGNVLRLKGCVLTVAVVAASFLLMWGVWLVADRIHPWLGYAVNVWFISTTLAVKGLKDAAMLVYRPLRRGDLAEARIKAGWIVGRDTDGLAEKDVARAAVETVAENTVDAFVSPLFFAFIGGAPLAMLYRAANTLDSMVGYKNEKYRDFGWASARLDDVLNWLPARAAGALLALTAACSRLASGRRAWRSIRAFAHLHPSPNSGIPEAAVAGALGFELGGTNRYGGVASERARLGWPLRPLEAEDIVRTIRLLYGVSFWLAGGLLCAWLSLVW; this is encoded by the coding sequence ATGATGTTTTATTCGCTGCCGGAAACGCTCGGGATGCTTGTCGCGGCTATCGCGGCCGATTGGCTGATCGGCGACCCGCGCCGTCTGCCGCACCCCGTCGTCGGCATCGGCCGCTTGATCGGCCTGCTGGAGCGGCGGCTGCTTCGCGGGCCGTCCGGAAACGTTTTGCGGCTGAAAGGCTGCGTCCTGACGGTTGCTGTCGTTGCGGCCTCTTTTTTGCTCATGTGGGGCGTTTGGCTGGTTGCAGACCGGATTCACCCCTGGCTCGGCTATGCGGTCAATGTCTGGTTTATTTCGACGACGCTGGCGGTCAAAGGGCTGAAGGACGCGGCTATGCTCGTCTACCGGCCGCTGCGGCGGGGCGATCTGGCCGAGGCCCGGATCAAAGCTGGCTGGATCGTCGGGCGGGACACGGACGGCCTGGCGGAAAAGGATGTCGCGCGGGCGGCGGTGGAAACGGTGGCGGAAAATACGGTGGATGCCTTCGTTTCGCCGCTTTTTTTCGCTTTTATCGGGGGCGCGCCGCTTGCGATGCTGTACCGGGCGGCCAATACGCTCGATTCGATGGTCGGCTATAAAAACGAAAAATACCGGGATTTCGGCTGGGCGTCCGCGCGGCTGGACGACGTGCTGAACTGGCTTCCGGCGCGGGCGGCGGGAGCGCTGCTGGCGCTGACGGCAGCCTGCTCCCGCTTGGCCTCCGGGAGGAGGGCCTGGCGCTCGATCCGGGCGTTCGCGCATCTGCATCCGAGCCCGAACAGCGGCATCCCCGAAGCGGCGGTGGCCGGGGCGCTCGGGTTCGAGCTCGGCGGCACGAACCGGTACGGGGGCGTCGCGAGCGAGCGGGCCCGTCTCGGCTGGCCGCTGCGGCCGTTGGAGGCCGAAGACATCGTCCGGACGATCCGGCTTCTGTACGGAGTCAGTTTCTGGTTGGCGGGAGGGTTGTTGTGCGCATGGCTAAGTCTCGTTTGGTAA
- the cobU gene encoding bifunctional adenosylcobinamide kinase/adenosylcobinamide-phosphate guanylyltransferase yields MVVLVTGGARSGKSSFAEKYAARLAERGVYVATSQILDDEMGQRIALHRERRERTGFAWETVEEPYELCRVLREREDAPVVLVDCLTLWLTNWLLAEEEAEDAERRVLARVDELARVLESYSGRVVLVTNEVGDGIVPEYRLGRSFRDLAGVMNQRIAAASDSVFLVTAGIPVELKSLAFRWRDEGTESGA; encoded by the coding sequence ATGGTAGTGCTTGTCACGGGCGGAGCGAGAAGCGGCAAAAGCTCGTTCGCCGAAAAGTACGCGGCCCGCTTGGCCGAACGCGGCGTATATGTGGCCACCTCGCAGATTTTGGACGACGAGATGGGACAACGCATCGCGCTTCACCGCGAGCGGCGGGAGCGGACCGGGTTCGCCTGGGAGACGGTCGAGGAGCCTTACGAGCTGTGCCGGGTGCTGCGGGAGCGCGAGGACGCGCCGGTCGTGCTGGTCGACTGCCTGACGCTGTGGCTGACGAATTGGCTGCTCGCGGAAGAAGAGGCGGAGGACGCCGAGCGGAGGGTGCTCGCGCGGGTCGACGAGCTGGCGCGGGTGCTCGAATCTTATTCGGGACGCGTCGTGTTGGTGACGAACGAGGTCGGCGACGGCATCGTGCCGGAATACCGGCTCGGGAGGTCGTTCCGGGATTTGGCCGGCGTCATGAACCAGCGCATCGCGGCGGCGAGCGACAGCGTGTTTCTGGTGACGGCGGGCATTCCGGTCGAGCTGAAAAGCCTTGCGTTCCGCTGGCGTGACGAGGGGACGGAAAGCGGAGCATGA
- the cobS gene encoding adenosylcobinamide-GDP ribazoletransferase: protein MAKSRLVSAVEPFVVAMQFLTRVPVPVEAEFTERSCRRSVAFYPAAGLVIGLLLAGAAWGLARILPPLPGAVLLTALWIGLSGALHLDGLMDTADGLLSHRSRERMLEIMKDSRVGAMGVAVGTLSLLLRVSLLSVLLGEGEGASAFALAALALIPVWSRAFMSTAIAGWPYARLPGEGLGGLFRTVRPRHAVYAFAAACAIGAVVLAAAGRWNWREGAVMLAVMAIFTYVPGALLAASASRKLGGLTGDVYGALNECAEIGLLLLAAVFIYNA, encoded by the coding sequence ATGGCTAAGTCTCGTTTGGTAAGCGCGGTCGAGCCGTTCGTCGTCGCGATGCAGTTTTTGACGCGGGTGCCGGTGCCGGTCGAGGCGGAATTCACGGAGCGAAGCTGCCGGCGCAGCGTCGCGTTTTACCCGGCCGCGGGCCTGGTCATCGGTCTGCTGCTCGCCGGAGCCGCGTGGGGGCTGGCTCGCATACTTCCGCCTCTCCCGGGGGCCGTGCTGCTGACGGCGCTCTGGATCGGTTTGTCCGGCGCGCTGCATCTCGACGGCTTGATGGACACGGCCGACGGCTTGCTCAGCCATCGCTCCCGCGAGCGAATGCTGGAGATCATGAAGGACAGCCGCGTCGGCGCGATGGGCGTCGCCGTGGGCACGCTTTCGCTGCTGCTGCGGGTTTCGCTGCTGTCCGTGCTGCTCGGGGAGGGCGAAGGGGCGTCGGCCTTTGCCTTGGCCGCGCTTGCTTTGATCCCCGTCTGGAGCCGGGCCTTCATGTCGACGGCGATCGCCGGCTGGCCGTATGCGCGATTGCCCGGCGAAGGGCTCGGCGGGCTGTTCCGCACCGTTCGGCCGCGGCATGCGGTTTATGCGTTCGCGGCCGCCTGCGCGATCGGCGCCGTCGTCCTGGCCGCGGCCGGCCGGTGGAACTGGCGGGAAGGGGCGGTCATGCTTGCGGTCATGGCGATTTTTACTTACGTTCCCGGCGCGCTGCTGGCCGCTTCCGCTTCGCGCAAGCTGGGCGGGCTGACCGGCGACGTGTACGGGGCGCTGAACGAATGCGCGGAAATCGGACTGC